The following coding sequences are from one Cydia splendana chromosome 15, ilCydSple1.2, whole genome shotgun sequence window:
- the LOC134797498 gene encoding transcription factor A, mitochondrial: MSSITQLCRLSNLTISSYKCVLQGRTSWVNKVQICNYTKKSAEQKLGIERPKRPLTPFFKFMTQMRPALLAKNPGITSKEAIAWSSKHWQQLDLETKAQMTKEYEKDLEDYKKIKAMYESSLTDEQKADIQRVKEEMAAAKEKRKLKAEYKELGKPKKPMSSYFLYIQSRKDSFKGKQMKEYQEKAKVDWQKLQESEKAKFEKQAAELMNKYRKDLEAWELKMISQGRSDLVRTKPVREKKPANAKKSQ, translated from the exons atgtcTTCAATAACTCAACTATGTCGTTTGAGTAATTTAACAATAAGCAGTTACAAATGTGTTCTGCAAGGAAG AACTAGTTGGGTTAATAAAGTGCAAATATGCAACTACACGAAGAAGTCAGCAGAACAAAAACTAGGCATAGAGAGACCAAAACGGCCTCTAACTCCATTTTTCAAGTTTATGACACAAATGAGACCGGCGCTGCTAGCCAAGAACCCCGGTATTACTTCCAAGGAAGCAATCGCATGGAGCTCCAAGCACTGGCAACAGTTAGATTTAGAG ACTAAGGCTCAAATGACAAAAGAATATGAGAAAGACTTGGAAGATTATAAGAAGATAAAAGCTATGTACGAGTCTTCATTGACTGACGAGCAGAAAGCTGACATCCAGCGGGTCAAGGAGGAAATGGCAGCTGCCAAGGAAAAGAGGAAATTGAAAGCT GAATACAAAGAACTAGGAAAGCCAAAGAAACCAATGTCTTCCTATTTTCTATACATCCAGTCTAGAAAAGATTCATTCAAGGGCAAACAAATGAAGGAATATCAAGAGAAAGCAAAAGTTGACTGGCAGAAATTGCAAGAAAGTGAAAAGGCTAAGTTTGAAAAGCAAGCAGCGGAACTTATGAATAAATACAG AAAAGACTTGGAAGCATGGGAGTTGAAGATGATTTCCCAAGGACGCTCAGACCTTGTGCGTACCAAGCCTGTACGAGAAAAGAAGCCAGCAAATGCCAAGAAATCACAATAG